A region from the Algoriphagus machipongonensis genome encodes:
- a CDS encoding xanthine dehydrogenase family protein molybdopterin-binding subunit, whose product MTSINKKINRRSFLKVSTLAGGGMMLSFSWLAGCKPTPEQVLTMPDEWFELNSYIKIGENGAVTLFNPNPEFGSNVKTSLPMLLAEELDIDWKNVFVEQADFYPERFDRQFTGGSQGIRSGWMPLRTAGATARQLIVNAAAQTWNVPSTEITTNNGNVEHKGSSKKAGYGEMASLAGTLEAPDPETIKLKEISDFKIIGKSKKNVDGNKIVTGKAMFAIDHKVDGMKYAAIVHPPAFGMQLKSFDKSSVTSMPGIQDAFEVKIFKDDYGRNFFDTTTFPIIIAIVGNSTWEVLQAKKSLKAEWEKAPESTYPMAGRGGQNMDIKVPGGLENSSTHKAKMAEYISKPGNVLRKDGDPEGAFKKAAKVLERTYTAPFLAHNTMEPMNCFADVKGDKAVIYGPTQAPDLIANTLSASLGIPKENIQINLARMGGGFGRRAYSHHMTEAALISQKIQAPVKMVYTREDDMSAGVYRPTYSATYRAALDEENNLLALHVKAGGIPESPIHANRFPAGALDNYLAEGWQIESNITIGAFRAPRSNFIAGAEQSFLDELAEEMGKDPIEFRLELLKRAETNPVGENNDYDPKRYAGVLELVREKSNWSNVPSGISRGVSAYFCHNSYVAEVVDITIKDRQLVVENVYAAVDCGIVVNPDAAANMGEGAIVDGIGNAFYGEMAFENGVPAKKNFDTYRMIRHKEAPKKIEVHFVDSKEDPTGLGEPLFPPVFAALGNSLYKATGKRLYEQPFQPQLLEMENLKM is encoded by the coding sequence GGTGCTGTCACCTTATTCAACCCCAACCCAGAGTTCGGATCCAATGTTAAAACTTCTCTTCCTATGCTATTAGCGGAAGAATTGGATATAGACTGGAAAAATGTTTTCGTAGAACAAGCAGATTTTTATCCAGAAAGATTTGATCGTCAATTTACAGGAGGAAGTCAGGGAATTCGTTCGGGTTGGATGCCACTTAGAACTGCTGGTGCCACAGCAAGACAATTAATAGTAAATGCAGCTGCCCAAACTTGGAATGTCCCTTCAACAGAAATCACGACAAATAACGGAAATGTAGAACATAAAGGCTCTAGTAAAAAGGCGGGATATGGTGAAATGGCTTCTTTAGCTGGAACCTTAGAAGCTCCAGACCCTGAAACCATTAAACTAAAAGAAATATCTGATTTTAAGATTATAGGAAAATCCAAAAAGAATGTTGACGGTAATAAAATCGTTACCGGAAAAGCCATGTTTGCAATAGACCATAAAGTAGATGGAATGAAGTACGCAGCCATCGTACATCCTCCAGCTTTTGGAATGCAGCTTAAATCATTTGATAAAAGTTCGGTCACTTCTATGCCTGGAATTCAAGATGCATTTGAGGTGAAAATATTCAAGGATGATTATGGCCGCAACTTCTTTGATACCACGACTTTCCCAATAATTATTGCCATAGTCGGTAATTCTACCTGGGAAGTTTTACAAGCAAAGAAAAGCTTGAAAGCCGAATGGGAAAAAGCACCAGAAAGTACTTACCCGATGGCAGGAAGAGGTGGACAAAATATGGACATCAAAGTACCTGGAGGATTGGAAAATTCCAGTACGCACAAAGCTAAAATGGCAGAATACATTTCCAAGCCAGGCAATGTATTAAGGAAAGATGGAGATCCTGAGGGAGCATTTAAAAAGGCAGCAAAAGTACTGGAAAGGACTTATACAGCTCCATTTTTGGCACATAATACCATGGAACCCATGAATTGCTTTGCTGATGTCAAAGGAGATAAAGCTGTTATTTATGGACCAACTCAAGCCCCTGATTTAATAGCTAATACCTTGTCTGCCAGCCTTGGCATACCAAAAGAAAATATCCAGATAAATCTTGCCCGAATGGGCGGAGGCTTTGGTAGAAGAGCCTACAGCCACCATATGACGGAGGCTGCTTTGATTTCCCAAAAAATCCAAGCACCAGTAAAAATGGTCTACACCCGTGAAGATGATATGAGTGCAGGCGTTTATAGACCTACCTACTCTGCCACTTATAGAGCTGCTTTGGATGAAGAAAATAACCTTCTGGCACTACACGTAAAAGCTGGAGGGATTCCAGAATCACCTATTCATGCCAATAGATTCCCCGCAGGAGCTTTGGACAATTACCTGGCCGAGGGATGGCAAATAGAATCCAATATTACCATCGGTGCATTTAGAGCTCCCCGATCTAACTTTATTGCTGGCGCTGAGCAAAGCTTTTTGGATGAATTAGCAGAAGAAATGGGCAAAGATCCCATTGAATTCCGATTGGAATTGCTAAAAAGAGCTGAAACCAATCCCGTAGGTGAAAATAATGACTATGACCCTAAGCGATATGCAGGAGTACTAGAATTAGTTAGAGAGAAATCCAACTGGTCAAATGTACCTTCAGGAATTTCCAGAGGAGTTTCTGCTTATTTCTGCCATAATTCTTATGTCGCTGAAGTGGTAGACATCACCATTAAAGACCGACAACTAGTAGTTGAAAATGTTTATGCCGCTGTGGATTGCGGTATCGTAGTAAACCCTGATGCAGCAGCTAATATGGGTGAAGGTGCGATTGTAGATGGAATAGGAAATGCTTTCTATGGAGAAATGGCATTTGAAAATGGTGTTCCGGCCAAGAAAAACTTTGATACGTATCGAATGATTCGACATAAAGAAGCTCCGAAAAAAATCGAAGTGCATTTCGTAGACAGCAAAGAAGATCCAACTGGGCTAGGCGAACCTCTCTTCCCTCCTGTTTTTGCGGCGTTGGGTAACTCCCTATATAAGGCCACTGGGAAACGCCTTTATGAACAACCCTTTCAACCTCAACTTCTAGAAATGGAGAATTTGAAAATGTGA
- a CDS encoding (4Fe-4S)-binding protein, translated as MADPIKKEYSNGDITVTWEPHKCIHSKKCVSGLPEVFDFNRRPWIKAEGTSSENIATQIDKCPSGALGYYYQGNEKEEPTEAGNSKNVEVSPNGPLLIFGKLKIKTPEGELEKDSKVTAFCRCGGSKNKPFCDGTHQKIDFQG; from the coding sequence ATGGCTGATCCTATCAAAAAAGAATATTCCAATGGTGACATTACTGTTACCTGGGAACCCCATAAATGTATCCATTCCAAAAAATGTGTCAGCGGTCTTCCTGAGGTTTTTGATTTCAATAGAAGACCTTGGATTAAGGCCGAAGGGACTAGCTCAGAAAATATTGCCACACAAATTGACAAATGTCCAAGTGGAGCTTTAGGATACTATTATCAAGGAAATGAAAAGGAGGAACCTACAGAAGCCGGCAATTCGAAAAATGTGGAGGTTAGTCCAAATGGACCATTACTAATATTTGGTAAGCTAAAGATCAAAACACCAGAGGGAGAATTAGAAAAAGATTCAAAAGTCACCGCTTTCTGTCGGTGTGGAGGCAGTAAAAACAAGCCATTTTGTGATGGAACCCATCAAAAAATAGATTTTCAAGGATAA
- the kefF gene encoding glutathione-regulated potassium-efflux system oxidoreductase KefF, which produces MRNILILFAHPKFEHSEANQAMIDSISNLENIEIRDLYELYPDFNISIQEEQEALFQADVVIWHHPIYWYSCPPLLKQWIDLVLEFGWAYGPGGVYLKGKYLLNAVTSGGSDFAYSREGRNEHPLIDFLLPFEQTGKLCLMEYLAPFHLSGTFKITDPELQEKAKNYREFILELRDSETIQRPLRPSPSTI; this is translated from the coding sequence ATGCGAAACATCCTTATCCTTTTTGCTCACCCTAAATTTGAACATTCAGAGGCTAACCAGGCGATGATTGATTCGATCAGCAATCTGGAAAATATTGAGATCAGGGACTTGTACGAACTATACCCAGATTTTAATATTTCTATTCAAGAAGAGCAAGAAGCCCTTTTTCAGGCAGATGTAGTTATATGGCATCATCCTATTTATTGGTATTCCTGTCCTCCATTATTAAAACAATGGATTGATTTGGTTTTGGAATTTGGTTGGGCATACGGTCCCGGTGGAGTTTATTTAAAAGGAAAATATTTATTGAATGCGGTAACTTCTGGAGGTTCAGATTTTGCCTATTCCAGAGAGGGCAGAAACGAACACCCACTTATTGATTTTTTACTGCCTTTTGAGCAGACCGGAAAACTTTGCCTTATGGAATACCTGGCTCCATTTCATTTATCCGGCACCTTTAAAATTACCGACCCTGAATTACAAGAAAAGGCAAAAAACTATAGAGAATTTATCCTGGAACTTCGTGATTCAGAGACAATCCAAAGGCCACTAAGACCAAGCCCCTCCACGATATGA
- a CDS encoding monovalent cation:proton antiporter-2 (CPA2) family protein → MNGFLANAVIYIIAAIICVPLAKRLGMGSVLGYLLAGILIGPYLLGFITNEGQGQDIMHATEFGVVMMLFLIGLELEPKNLWKIRDLIIRIGLSQVLVSAALVFVIGLLIPIQWQISLAIALSMALSSTAIVLQSLKERNEMNSPLGKMSFGVLLMQDIAVIPILAILPLLVVTVPEISGEHTDGMHGLIDSLPGWAQTLSIFGAIGIVVLLGRYGFGPLLNFVAKTRLRELFTASALLIVVGISYLMEIVGLSPALGAFLAGVILANSPYRHALESDLEPFKGLLLGLFFMAVGSTINFSLIFNEASTVFAITFGIILLKTLVLLVLGKVKKLQFSSNLKFAIGLSQVGEFSFVTYAFAQQLGIFDQSLTDTLMAVTALSMTISPILMLVFDKFIIPLMSKNSENKEGKMDSFQEKNKVILIGFGHFGSTLGRFLRASGVEATILDSDPERIEYLRKMGFKVYFGDGTRAELLQSAGAEDADILISALDNTEYSIKLVELCKQEFPHLEVMIRAKNRYDAFELMDKGVTNIYREHLDTSIKMGEDVLKKLGFRAHTVHRMAKQFHDYDEEALKVLVKFKNNQKEYISRSRQQIEMQESLLSGELMKKFSVNDHAWDSDGIKEAENTSQDNSKQ, encoded by the coding sequence ATGAATGGATTTTTAGCAAACGCCGTCATTTATATTATTGCCGCGATCATTTGCGTCCCTTTGGCAAAAAGATTGGGAATGGGATCGGTTTTGGGCTATTTATTGGCTGGAATTCTTATTGGCCCCTATTTGCTTGGATTTATTACCAATGAAGGTCAGGGCCAAGATATTATGCATGCTACGGAATTTGGAGTAGTGATGATGCTGTTTCTGATCGGGCTGGAATTAGAGCCTAAAAACCTTTGGAAAATCAGAGATTTAATCATTCGCATTGGACTTTCTCAGGTCTTAGTTTCCGCAGCATTGGTTTTTGTAATTGGATTATTGATTCCCATTCAATGGCAAATTTCATTAGCTATCGCACTTTCCATGGCGCTTTCATCTACTGCGATTGTGCTTCAATCTCTAAAAGAACGAAACGAAATGAATTCCCCTTTAGGAAAAATGTCCTTTGGAGTTTTGCTGATGCAGGATATCGCTGTGATTCCAATTTTGGCAATCTTACCCTTATTGGTCGTAACAGTTCCTGAAATATCTGGTGAGCATACAGATGGAATGCATGGGCTTATTGATAGTCTCCCTGGTTGGGCTCAAACTTTATCAATTTTTGGAGCTATAGGAATCGTGGTTCTTTTGGGAAGGTATGGTTTTGGCCCCCTCTTGAACTTTGTAGCCAAAACCAGGTTAAGGGAATTATTCACAGCATCAGCATTATTGATCGTTGTTGGTATTTCTTACCTAATGGAAATAGTTGGGTTGAGCCCCGCTCTTGGTGCTTTTTTAGCAGGTGTAATCCTAGCAAATTCTCCTTATAGACATGCTCTTGAATCCGATTTGGAACCATTCAAAGGACTCTTACTTGGACTCTTCTTTATGGCTGTGGGGTCTACCATTAACTTCTCCCTAATTTTCAATGAGGCCAGTACCGTATTCGCAATCACATTCGGCATCATCCTTTTAAAAACTCTGGTTTTATTGGTTTTAGGAAAAGTCAAAAAACTACAATTTTCCTCAAATTTAAAGTTTGCAATAGGACTTTCTCAGGTAGGAGAATTCTCCTTTGTTACCTATGCTTTTGCGCAGCAGCTAGGGATTTTCGATCAGTCTCTTACTGATACATTAATGGCTGTAACAGCCCTTAGCATGACCATTAGCCCGATTTTGATGTTAGTTTTTGATAAGTTCATCATCCCCTTGATGTCCAAGAATTCAGAAAACAAAGAAGGAAAAATGGATAGCTTCCAGGAAAAGAACAAAGTGATTTTAATAGGCTTTGGACACTTCGGATCAACACTTGGAAGATTTCTTAGAGCAAGCGGTGTGGAAGCGACAATTTTGGATTCAGATCCTGAAAGAATAGAATATTTAAGAAAAATGGGTTTCAAAGTCTATTTTGGAGATGGTACCAGAGCAGAATTATTGCAATCAGCTGGGGCTGAGGATGCCGATATTTTGATATCAGCCTTAGACAATACAGAGTACAGTATTAAGCTAGTGGAGCTTTGCAAGCAGGAATTCCCTCATCTGGAAGTAATGATCCGTGCAAAAAACAGGTACGACGCATTTGAGTTGATGGATAAAGGCGTTACCAATATTTATAGGGAACATTTGGATACCTCCATCAAAATGGGAGAAGATGTTCTGAAAAAACTAGGTTTTAGAGCTCATACTGTTCACCGTATGGCAAAGCAATTTCATGATTATGATGAGGAGGCTCTAAAAGTACTGGTTAAATTCAAAAACAATCAAAAAGAATACATTTCAAGGAGTAGGCAACAGATCGAAATGCAGGAAAGTCTTCTCTCCGGAGAACTGATGAAGAAATTTTCTGTAAATGACCATGCTTGGGACAGTGATGGGATCAAAGAAGCAGAAAACACAAGTCAGGATAATTCCAAACAATAA
- a CDS encoding NAD(P)H-dependent oxidoreductase, whose translation MALLKDLEWRYATKKYDPSKKVSQEDVDKIVEAARLAPTSSGMQQFRVFVISNQELKDQMVEIALGQQIVADASHVLVFASWDEYTEERIDSIFKLTTQERGLPADKFVDYTNRLKAVYLKQTPEENFTHTAKQAYIGFGLSIAQAAELKIDATPMEGFNSEKLDELLDLRSKGLKSVLMLPIGYRDEENDWLLPMKKVRNPKEEFAIEL comes from the coding sequence ATGGCTTTATTAAAAGACTTAGAGTGGAGATATGCCACTAAAAAATACGATCCTAGCAAAAAAGTATCTCAAGAGGATGTAGACAAAATTGTGGAGGCTGCAAGATTGGCCCCAACTTCATCAGGAATGCAACAGTTTAGAGTTTTCGTCATCTCCAATCAGGAATTGAAAGACCAAATGGTAGAAATTGCCTTAGGTCAACAAATAGTAGCTGATGCCTCACATGTATTGGTGTTCGCTTCCTGGGATGAGTACACGGAAGAAAGAATTGACTCTATTTTTAAATTGACAACTCAAGAAAGAGGATTGCCTGCGGATAAATTTGTGGATTATACCAACAGGTTAAAAGCAGTTTACTTGAAACAAACACCTGAAGAAAATTTTACTCATACAGCTAAACAAGCATACATAGGATTTGGCTTGTCAATAGCTCAAGCGGCAGAACTAAAAATTGATGCCACTCCAATGGAAGGCTTTAATAGTGAGAAGCTTGATGAACTACTTGACTTACGTTCAAAAGGTCTTAAGTCAGTCTTAATGCTTCCAATAGGATATAGAGATGAGGAAAATGACTGGCTTTTACCCATGAAGAAAGTAAGAAACCCTAAAGAGGAGTTTGCTATAGAACTATAA
- a CDS encoding 6-phosphogluconolactonase — MKIQYSPDFSTMSKKAADLVHLEIAKKPDLLFCAASGGSPSGLYELMAQKHLSNPEFFDRLNVIKLDEWVGLPEGSEFTSEYDIQNKLLQKINLPADRCISFNSLAKNPKMECDRVEAELIEKGPIDICILGIGQNGHIALNEPADKLNVSCHVASLSEKTLASGMIQSVGIPLSKGMTMGIGNILASKMIILFITGKGKKEAFNSLLKKEIDPLLPASMLWLHPNVRVLVDESSIE; from the coding sequence AAAAAGCAGCGGACTTAGTTCATTTAGAAATAGCCAAAAAACCCGATTTATTGTTCTGTGCTGCCAGTGGGGGATCTCCATCTGGTCTTTATGAGTTGATGGCACAAAAGCATCTGAGTAACCCAGAATTCTTTGATAGACTGAATGTTATAAAACTAGACGAATGGGTGGGATTGCCAGAAGGCTCTGAGTTCACTTCCGAATATGATATCCAGAATAAACTCCTTCAGAAAATTAACCTTCCCGCTGATCGGTGTATTTCCTTCAACTCACTTGCTAAAAACCCAAAAATGGAATGTGATAGAGTAGAGGCTGAATTAATCGAAAAAGGGCCCATTGATATTTGTATTCTCGGAATAGGACAAAATGGGCATATCGCATTAAATGAACCTGCAGATAAGTTAAATGTCAGTTGCCATGTCGCTTCACTTTCAGAAAAGACGTTGGCTAGCGGGATGATTCAATCTGTGGGGATTCCTTTGTCAAAAGGAATGACAATGGGAATTGGGAATATCTTAGCCTCAAAAATGATTATTCTTTTTATCACAGGGAAAGGAAAGAAGGAGGCTTTTAATTCTTTGCTTAAAAAAGAAATTGACCCACTGTTACCGGCTTCCATGTTATGGCTACACCCGAATGTTCGGGTGCTGGTAGATGAATCTTCGATTGAATAA